A segment of the Acidimicrobiales bacterium genome:
CACGAAGCGGCAGCAGGCCTCGACCTTCGGGGCCATCGAGCCCGCCTCGAAGGCAGCGGCCCGGAGGGTCGCGACGTGCGCCGTGCGGATCGGGCGCCGGGCGGGGCCGCCCCACCCCTCCATCACCGCGGGCATGTCGGTGAGCAGCAGCAGCGCGTCGGCGCCCAGCCGGCTGGCGAGCAGCGCCGCGGCCAGGTCCTTGTCCACCACGGCCTCGACGCCCCCGTAGGCGCCCCGCTCGTCGACCGCGACCGGGATGCCGCCCCCGCCGGCGCACACGACCACGACGTCGTTGTCGACCAACGTGCGGATCGTGCGCTGCTCCACGATGGCCACCGGCTCGGGCGAGGCCACCAGCCGGCGCCACCGGCCCCGTTCGTCGGGCCGCACGGTCCAACCGCGCTCGGCCATGAGGAGCTTGGCCTCGTGCTCGGTGTAGGCGGGGCCGACGGGCTTCGATGGTGCCGCGAACGCCGGGTCGGAGGGGTCCACGACCGTCTGGGTGAGCAGGGTCGCGACGTCCCGGCCGGGGAGGGCGTTCTCGAGGCCCTGCTCGAGCAGGTAGCCGATCAGCCCCTCGGCCTCGGCACCCA
Coding sequences within it:
- a CDS encoding carbamate kinase, which translates into the protein MLVVVSLGRNALLKRGERPDLEPQRANVEGAVAAIADVAARHQVVVTHGNGPQAGLLALQSESWAGAAPYTLDVVGAEAEGLIGYLLEQGLENALPGRDVATLLTQTVVDPSDPAFAAPSKPVGPAYTEHEAKLLMAERGWTVRPDERGRWRRLVASPEPVAIVEQRTIRTLVDNDVVVVCAGGGGIPVAVDERGAYGGVEAVVDKDLAAALLASRLGADALLLLTDMPAVMEGWGGPARRPIRTAHVATLRAAAFEAGSMAPKVEACCRFVGATEGIAAIGALDDAGALLDGEAGTRVLPGSGATTYHPEEA